A single Corvus hawaiiensis isolate bCorHaw1 chromosome 24, bCorHaw1.pri.cur, whole genome shotgun sequence DNA region contains:
- the LOC125338028 gene encoding LOW QUALITY PROTEIN: uncharacterized protein LOC125338028 (The sequence of the model RefSeq protein was modified relative to this genomic sequence to represent the inferred CDS: inserted 1 base in 1 codon): MLTGAGGFVLLGWGSASTCGRSTQPLLSSTLSTPGTPIRSHPGFPRPVLGLGSLGALGAPIPGYRDPLNPTHPTCTHPQPALFSVPEPSNPLPGSPSSPSSPFPSPVTPQTPNLRVPPALLSLRYPHVAVPEPGPGLPQFVSMGSLDGIPSRRHRSERGRAEPQAPGMAAGAEPGSWDPPEPAQRAAPAEESANYLGHTCLECLRKHVRYGWEALECEEPPDVHVSGKVEHGILTLSCHAYGFYPSTIGISWMKGMKSGIVPNRDSTFHPRAGIEALPEEREQHRCRVEHPGMPEIGIFSWEPEFSGNLTPVVAVSXIAAIGVILLIGFGVWKLQSGSPPKLLLADPAVRGVRGVPQYLGSPGIWGEPPGPPRISLNTLTLPVRSEKVHTRHGVPSSVTGIAQVPQNLPGIPNTPPGNPNLSWDPENIPGTLQKLPRIAKPHTDPPKPSQDTKIPTEPPNTPRPP, encoded by the exons cacccagcccctCCTTTCCTCAACACTGAGCACACCTGGCACCCCTATTCGCAGCCATCCCGGCTTTCCCCGCCCTGTGCTGGgactggggtcactgggggcCCTTGGAGCCCCCATTCCTGGATACAGGGACCCCCTTAACCCCACCCATCCCACCTGTAcccacccccagcctgcccTTTTCTCAGTCCCGGAACCCTCAAACCCCCTTcccggctctcccagctctcccagttcCCCCTTTCCTTCACCCGTgaccccccagaccccaaatctCCGTGTCCCCCCAGCTCTCCTGTCCCTGCGTTACCCGCACGTGGCGGTGCcggagcccggcccggggctcCCCCAGTTCGTGTCCATGGGGTCCCTGGATGGGATCCCCTCCCGGCGCCACCGCagcgagcggggccgggccgagccgcaGGCGCCGGGGATGGCGGCCGGAGCCGAGCCGGGATCTTGGGATCCCCCGGAGCCGGCACAGCGAGCGGCACCG GCTGAGGAATCAGCAAATTATCTGGGGCACACCTGCCTGGAATGTCTCCGGAAACATGTCAGATACGGGTGGGAGGCGCTGGAGTGTGAAG AGCCCCCTGATGTCCATGTGTCCGGGAAAGTGGAACATGGGATCCTGACGTTGTCCTGCCACGCGTACGGATTCTACCCCAGCACCATTGGGATCAGCTGGATGAAGGGGATGAAATCCGGGATCGTTCCCAACAGAGACAGCACCTTCCACCCCCGGGCCGGGATCGAGGCGCTGCCGGAGGAGCGGGAGCAGCACCGGTGCCGGGTGGAGCATCCTGGAATGCCGGAGATCGGGATCTTCTCCTggg AGCCGGAATTCAGCGGGAATCTCACCCCGGTGGTCGCTGTGT TCATCGCTGCCATCGGCGTCATTCTCCTCATCGGATTCGGCGTCTGGAAGCTCCAATCTGGTTCCCCCCCGAAACTCCTCCTGG cagatcCAGCGGTGAGGGGAGTTCGGGGGGTCCCTCAGTATTTGGGGTCccccgggatttggggtgaacCCCCCGGGCCCCCCAGGATCTCCCTGAACACGCTGACGCTGCCCGTGCGCAGCGAGAAGGTTCATACCCGGCACGGGGTCCCCAGCTCTGTCACCGGCATCGCCCAGGTACCCCAAAACCTCCCGGGAATCCCCAACACTCCCCCGGGGAACCCCAACCTCTCCTGGGACCCCGAAAATATCCCCGGGACCCTCCAAAAACTCCCCAGGATCGCAAAGCCCCATAcagaccccccaaaaccctctCAGGACACCAAAATTCCCACGGAACCTCCCAACACCCCCCGGCCCCCTTGA
- the LOC125337840 gene encoding EF-hand and coiled-coil domain-containing protein 1-like — protein MEPPEGWDPYGWPARRTLWLVSALAYHYGLDRGVENEIVVLATGLDQYLQEIFHHLDCAGAGRIPGEDFRTLCQVLGLEEAADPEECAGLWDGLSAELTFRQFHARLCGHFSTRAGGAGPRLPLGRESEHIETQIRLRSPRRRADPAGRGAAGSAERRPPGPCSRECYEEIVALEQAEDRIAKLEEENGSLRELVEDMRAALQSSDARCLALQVGLRKSHASHKEEGTCFVGSKRPLTQNHSQTKCLQSVLKEMELIRSSRDEQIEEAFKFNQELERELKSSQEALVSLEDCNRNLKREQAEMRRKVEEARHAVLNSLGKVKELEEKANEVPHLQIYIQQLESQLQHYR, from the exons ATGGAGCCGCCTGAGGGCTGGGACCCCTACGGGTGGCCGGCCCGGCGCACGCTGTGGCTGGTCAGCGCCCTCGCCTACCACTACGGGCTGGACCGCGGCGTGGAGAACGAGATCGTCGTGCTGGCCACCGGCCTGGACCAGTACCTGCAGGAGATCTTCCACCACCTGGACTGCGCCGGGGCGGGCCGCATCCCCGGCGAGGACTTCCGCAcgctgtgccaggtgctggggctggaggaggcggCGGACCCCGAGGAGTGCGCGGGGCTGTGGGACGGGCTCTCGGCCGAGCTCACCTTCCGCCAGTTCCACGCGCGGCTCTGCGGCCACTTCAGCACCcgcgcgggcggcgcggggccgcggctgcCGCTGGGCCGGGAGAGCGAGCACATCGAGACCCAGATCCGCctgcgcagcccccgccgccgcgccgaCCCCGCCGGCCGCGGAGCCGCGGGCAGCGCCGAGCGGCGGCCGCCGGGGCCCTGCTCCCGAGAGTGCTACGAGGAGATCGTGGCGCTGGAGCAGGCCGAGGACCGCATCGCcaagctggaggaggagaacggCAGCCTGCGGGAGCTGGTGGAGGACATGCGGGCCGCCCTGCAGAGCAGCGACGCGCGCTGCCTGGCGCTGCAG GTGGGACTGCGGAAGAGCCATGCCAGCCATAAAGAGGAGGGAACCTGTTTCGTAGGGAGTAAGAGACCATTAACACAGAACCACTCCCAGACCAAGTGCCTCCAAAGTGTCCTGAAAGAAATGGAGCTCatccggagctccagggatgagCAGATTGAAGAAGCATTCAAGTTCAatcaggagctggagagggagctGAAGAGCTCTCAGGAAGCTCTGGTCAGTCTGGAAGACTGCAACCGTAACCTGAAGAGGGAGCAGGCGGAGATGAGGAGGAAGGTGGAAGAGGCCAGACACGCCGTCCTCAACAGTCTTGGCAAAGTGaaggagctggaagagaaagCTAACGAGGTGCCACATCTGCAAATATACATTCAGCAGCTGGAATCACAACTGCAGCACTACAGGTAG